Proteins co-encoded in one Gopherus evgoodei ecotype Sinaloan lineage chromosome 4, rGopEvg1_v1.p, whole genome shotgun sequence genomic window:
- the LOC115649690 gene encoding LOW QUALITY PROTEIN: male-specific lethal 1 homolog (The sequence of the model RefSeq protein was modified relative to this genomic sequence to represent the inferred CDS: inserted 1 base in 1 codon; deleted 1 base in 1 codon; substituted 1 base at 1 genomic stop codon), with amino-acid sequence MAAKDKGCPAMASTPPPALATAEPGQPPPAVASESKWKSGVWKSPMEAGRGLSNQEDCLKQILLLQLDLIEQQQQQLQAKEKEIEELKTERDTLLARIEHMERRMQLVKKDNEREKHRIFQGYETEEKAESEASEKLQIECQQDLLDTSQPLPPKHFSYGRNGKGHKRKSAFGSAERKTPVKRLVAEFSKVKSKTLKHFPVEEEPSSSLSETVCKHELRSQETPEKARSLVDTPLKPSTPLKSLSAHPRDKSFPSETEDLPYLSTTETYLCHWHQPPLSPLPLXEPSPKKEETVAIPSWRDHAVKPLRDSNPSDLLENLDDSVFAKRHAKLELDEKRRKRWDIQRIREQRILQRLQLRMYKKKGIQESEPEVTSFFLEPDDVESLLITXLPVVAFGRPLPKLTPQNFELPWLDKRSRCRLEMQKKWTPHRTCRK; translated from the exons ATGGCGGCAAAGGACAAGGGCTGCCCGGCCATGGCCAGCACGCCCCCGCCAGCCTTGGCCACTGCGGAGCCGGGTCAGCCGCCTCCCGCTGTGGCCTCGGAGAGCAAGTGGAAAAGTGGCGTGTGGAAGAGCCCCATGGAAGCCGGCAGGGGCTTGTCGAACCAGGAGGACTGCCTCAAGCAGATCCTCCTGCTCCAGCTGGACCTGatcgagcagcagcagcagcaactgcagGCCAAGGAGAAGGAGATCGAGGAGCTCAAGACCGAGAGGGACACGCTCCTAGCTCGGATTGAGCACATGGAAAGGAGGATGCAGCTGGTGAAGAAGgataatgagagagagaaacacaggaTTTTTCAAGGGTATGAAACCGAAGAGAAGGCTGAATCAGAAGCATCCGAGAAACTACAGATTGAATGCCAGCAGGATCTCTTGGACAcgtcccagcccctgcctccaaaACACTTCTCGTatggaagaaatggaaagggacataaaaggaagtCGGCATTTGGAAGTGCAGAGAGGAAGACTCCAGTTAAAAGG CTGGtggctgaattttcaaaagtcaAGAGTAAAACTCTGAAACACTTTCCAGTGGAAGAGGAGCCGAGTAGCTCTTTATCCGAAACTGTTTGCAAACATGAACTGAGGAGTCAAGAGACTCCAGAAAAAGCCAGATCGCTAGTGGACACTCCCTTAAAACCATCCACCCCATTGAAAAGTCTCAGTGCCCACCCCAGGGATAAAAGTTTCCCCAGCGAGACAGAAGATCTGCCGTACCTTTCAACCACTGAAACATACTTGTGTCATTGGCATCAACCTCCTCTGTCACCGTTGCCGTTATGAGAGCCCTCGCCAAAGAAGGAGGAGACTGTAGCAATTCCTTCGTGGAGGGACCATGCTGTGAAGCCCCTGAGAGACTCAAATCCTTCAGATCTCTTGGAGAATCTAGATGACAGTGTATTTGCCAAAAGGCACGCAAAGCTGGAGCTGGatgagaagagaaggaaaaggtggGATATTCAGAGGATCAGGGAACAAAGAATTCTACAGCGACTGCAGCTTAGAatgtataaaaagaaaggaatccAGGAATCTGAGCCTGAAGTTACCTCATTTTTCCTTGAGCCAGATGATGTAGAAAGCTTGCTGATTA ACTTGCCTGTTGTAGCATTTGGCCGACCATTACCAAAACTAACTCCACAGAACTTTGAGCTGCCGTGGCTGGACAAACGAAGCCGCTGTCGGCTGGAGATGCAGAAGAAATGGACGCCTCACCGAACGTGCAGAAAGTAG